The following coding sequences are from one Triticum dicoccoides isolate Atlit2015 ecotype Zavitan chromosome 4A, WEW_v2.0, whole genome shotgun sequence window:
- the LOC119283626 gene encoding uncharacterized protein LOC119283626: MRARAWRGRGRGCGAPSPGAASSGRGAASPGVPSLASLPTSYFASYGALLPSLPQPRAPWAAPNAAGVLGPRPPPPHQAYPVATEASSSESSWEQYNQLYAALQNLSIQQQQAGDAPDWFLDTGATSHIPGPSNGENNSEIQ; this comes from the exons ATGAGGGCGCGGGCATGGCGCGGGCGCGGCCGTGGCTGTGGCGCCCCGTCTCCTGGCGCCGCCTCGTCCGGGCGCGGGGCTGCTTCTCCTGGCGTTCCCTCGCTCGCATCGCTCCCCACCAGCTACTTCGCTTCGTACGGGGCGCTTCTTCCGAGCCTTCCCCAACCTCGTGCCCCGTGGGCTGCGCCAAATGCCGCGGGCGTTCTAGGCCCACGCCCGCCACCACCTCACCAGGCCTACCCGGTGGCCACCGAGGCCTCCTCCAGCGAGTCATCTTGGGAGCAATACAACCAGCTTTACGCGGCACTTCAGAACCTCTCCattcagcagcagcaggccggcgacGCGCCGGACTGGTTCCTCGACACGGGCGCTACGTCGCACATCCCTG GACCTAGCAACGGGGAAAATAATTCTGAGATCCAATAG